A genomic segment from Actinomyces lilanjuaniae encodes:
- a CDS encoding electron transfer flavoprotein subunit alpha/FixB family protein codes for MLDAPVLVLVDLETSGAPQGATPTAPALELLAAARSLTSGEVVALVLQPVDTETASTLAAAGGSRLLVADLGEQAVVSAAVADAVVAACGRVGPGAVLVASDFRGKELAGRVAILLESACVSDVSRLEVVDGDLRASKLVLSGSWATTMSVAPHREGTPVIAVRPGSVEVQAPAGAEPLGVEPLEVALSPEATATRLVSREEASAAAGPALGEARTVVVGGRGVDGDFDLVRSLAEPLGAAVGATRVACDEGWIDRSAQIGQTGETIAPRLYIGLGVSGAIHHTSGIQGAGAVVAVCDDSEAPIFEMADFGVVGDVTEVVPQLVEELDRLRG; via the coding sequence ATGCTCGATGCTCCTGTGCTCGTGCTTGTCGACCTTGAGACCTCCGGGGCGCCTCAGGGTGCGACCCCGACTGCTCCCGCGCTGGAGCTGCTGGCCGCTGCCCGGTCGCTGACCAGCGGGGAGGTGGTGGCCCTGGTGCTACAGCCTGTGGACACCGAGACGGCCTCGACGCTCGCCGCAGCAGGCGGATCCCGCCTCCTCGTCGCCGACCTGGGTGAGCAGGCGGTCGTGTCCGCAGCTGTGGCTGACGCGGTGGTGGCTGCCTGCGGCCGGGTGGGGCCGGGCGCGGTCCTGGTGGCCAGTGACTTCCGTGGCAAGGAGCTGGCGGGACGTGTCGCGATCCTCCTGGAGTCTGCCTGCGTGAGCGACGTCTCCCGACTGGAGGTGGTTGACGGGGATCTGCGCGCCTCCAAGCTGGTCCTGTCCGGCTCCTGGGCCACCACAATGTCAGTCGCTCCCCACCGTGAGGGCACCCCGGTCATCGCGGTGCGTCCCGGTTCCGTCGAGGTGCAGGCCCCTGCCGGGGCCGAGCCCTTGGGGGTCGAGCCTCTGGAGGTGGCCCTGAGCCCTGAGGCGACGGCGACACGCCTGGTCTCGCGGGAGGAGGCCTCTGCGGCGGCTGGCCCTGCGCTGGGCGAGGCGCGTACCGTGGTGGTGGGTGGACGCGGTGTGGACGGGGACTTTGACCTGGTCCGCTCCCTGGCCGAGCCGCTGGGTGCTGCCGTGGGGGCCACCCGGGTGGCCTGCGACGAGGGCTGGATCGACCGCAGTGCACAGATCGGCCAGACTGGTGAGACCATTGCCCCGCGCCTGTACATCGGGTTGGGCGTCTCCGGGGCCATTCACCACACGTCCGGTATCCAGGGTGCGGGCGCTGTCGTCGCGGTGTGTGACGACTCCGAGGCCCCGATATTCGAGATGGCGGACTTTGGCGTGGTCGGTGACGTGACCGAGGTCGTGCCCCAGCTGGTCGAGGAGCTGGACCGCCTGCGCGGCTGA
- a CDS encoding electron transfer flavoprotein subunit beta/FixA family protein, with translation MKIVVCIKHVPDVQSERRLEEGRLVRGEDDVLNELDENAVEAAVSLVEAVDDGEVGEVVALTMGPHDAEDAVRRALQMGASRGVVVSDDSLEGADVVATARTLAAAVSRIGGVDLVVTGMASLDAMTSMLPGALAAALRLPALTLASQVDVADGSVTVTRTLGTVREVLSAPLPALVSVTDQANEPRYPNFAAMRAARKKPVDVWDLSDLGLEPSAGPSVAVVDSQERPARQAGTIRTDAGQAGRELAAWLVDNKLV, from the coding sequence ATGAAGATCGTGGTCTGCATCAAGCACGTCCCTGACGTGCAGTCTGAGCGCCGCCTGGAGGAGGGGCGCCTGGTCCGTGGTGAGGACGACGTGCTCAACGAGCTTGACGAGAACGCGGTCGAGGCGGCGGTCAGCCTCGTCGAGGCAGTTGACGACGGTGAGGTCGGCGAGGTTGTCGCCCTGACCATGGGGCCGCACGACGCTGAGGACGCTGTGCGTCGCGCCCTCCAGATGGGAGCGAGCAGGGGCGTGGTCGTCAGCGACGACTCCCTGGAGGGGGCTGATGTCGTTGCGACGGCGAGGACCCTGGCGGCGGCGGTCTCCAGGATCGGCGGGGTGGACCTGGTCGTCACCGGCATGGCCTCGTTGGACGCAATGACCTCGATGCTCCCCGGCGCCCTGGCGGCTGCTCTCCGACTGCCTGCCTTGACCCTGGCCAGCCAGGTGGACGTCGCCGACGGTTCCGTGACGGTCACCCGGACGCTGGGCACGGTCCGTGAGGTGCTCAGCGCTCCTCTTCCCGCCCTGGTCTCGGTGACGGACCAGGCTAACGAGCCCCGCTACCCCAACTTCGCCGCGATGCGTGCGGCCAGGAAGAAGCCTGTGGACGTGTGGGACCTGTCTGACCTGGGGCTGGAGCCCAGCGCCGGGCCCTCAGTGGCGGTGGTTGACTCCCAGGAGCGCCCGGCCCGGCAGGCGGGTACCATCCGCACCGACGCAGGCCAGGCCGGGCGCGAGCTGGCTGCCTGGCTGGTGGACAACAAGCTCGTCTGA
- the glgX gene encoding glycogen debranching protein GlgX — MPPTPVLTPAPRAAHDVPARHRLGAVLTGDGADFVVHAAHATAVDLCLLEVDTDAAVVSETRVGMHGPRQGVWSAHVPGVRAGQRYGYRVHGPWNPGEGLLHNPRKLLLDPYARALDGRVDLGPQIYAHTVDSDLVPTSPASPDWQPSTLDSVGHTVMGVVTGDSFPVVPGPRVPRERTVIYEAHVKGLTHDLPGVPEHLRGTYAGLAHFATVDHLKKLGVTTIELLPIHAAFTEPFLARKGLTNYWGYSTLSYFAPEPSYASPGARAAGPQAVLDEVRGMVSMLHEAGLEVVLDVVYNHTCEGGMDGPSLSLRGLDNLGYYLHGSHRPAQYVDVTGTGNTVDFRSTRAVQLVLDSLRYWVNEVGVDGFRFDLAVTLGRHASEFSSRHPLLVAAATDPVLSGVKLISEPWDVGPGGWQTGQFPEPFQDWNDHFRGTVRSFWLHDPSEMSRGRQGSDLRDLATRLAGSADLFSNGENPGGRGPLGSVNFITAHDGFSLRDLVCYDHKHNLDNKEDNRDGTSDNRSWNHGFEGPVVEGLNLGPIEVLRRRSMRNLLATLLLSAGTPMILGGDELGRTQQGNNNCYCQDSPLSWVDWDLEPWQQDLVATTRFLVDLRHAHPVVRPDRFATGQVQAEDTIPDLSWFRGDGELMDAVAWHDPHTRVVQMLRSGRLWGDDDLLAIVNGTLDQVEVVLPNGHDTDWHLAWDSTWAVPQPHTLPFTLARRVSRAATAGDLYAAAGHQGGEQAGTGPAGSARSGAEPGRRDAGRPGTVDCRQDRPGDTTNLDALSLRVYLSGERLAELSTARR; from the coding sequence ATGCCTCCGACACCTGTGCTGACACCTGCGCCGCGCGCAGCGCACGACGTTCCTGCAAGACACAGACTAGGGGCTGTCCTCACCGGTGACGGTGCGGACTTCGTAGTTCACGCCGCCCACGCCACGGCGGTTGACCTGTGCCTGCTGGAGGTAGACACCGACGCAGCAGTGGTCAGCGAGACCCGGGTAGGCATGCACGGCCCCCGACAGGGTGTGTGGTCCGCGCACGTTCCCGGCGTGCGAGCCGGGCAGCGCTACGGCTACCGCGTCCACGGCCCCTGGAACCCCGGTGAGGGACTCCTGCACAATCCTCGCAAGCTGCTTCTCGACCCCTACGCACGCGCCCTGGACGGCAGGGTGGATCTTGGCCCGCAGATCTACGCGCACACGGTGGACTCCGACCTGGTTCCGACCTCCCCTGCCTCCCCCGACTGGCAGCCCTCCACGCTCGACTCTGTGGGGCACACGGTCATGGGGGTCGTCACCGGGGACTCCTTCCCCGTCGTCCCGGGGCCGCGCGTGCCCCGCGAGCGCACCGTCATCTACGAGGCCCACGTCAAGGGCCTGACCCACGACCTGCCCGGCGTGCCCGAGCACCTGCGCGGCACCTACGCCGGGCTGGCCCACTTCGCCACTGTGGACCACCTCAAGAAGCTGGGCGTGACCACCATCGAGCTGCTGCCGATCCACGCCGCCTTCACCGAGCCCTTCCTCGCCAGGAAGGGCCTGACGAACTACTGGGGCTACTCCACCCTGAGCTACTTCGCCCCGGAGCCCTCCTACGCCTCGCCCGGGGCCCGTGCGGCAGGGCCGCAAGCCGTGCTGGACGAGGTACGAGGCATGGTCTCCATGCTCCACGAGGCCGGGCTGGAGGTGGTTCTCGACGTCGTCTACAACCACACCTGCGAGGGCGGTATGGATGGCCCGTCCCTGAGCCTGCGGGGCCTGGACAACCTCGGCTACTACCTCCACGGGTCCCACCGGCCCGCCCAGTACGTCGACGTCACCGGAACCGGAAACACGGTGGACTTCCGCTCTACGCGGGCAGTCCAGCTGGTCCTGGACTCGTTGCGCTACTGGGTCAACGAGGTCGGCGTGGACGGCTTCCGCTTTGACCTGGCCGTGACCCTGGGGCGCCACGCCTCGGAGTTCTCCTCACGTCACCCTCTGCTGGTAGCGGCCGCGACCGACCCCGTGCTGTCCGGGGTCAAGCTGATCAGCGAGCCCTGGGACGTGGGCCCCGGCGGGTGGCAGACCGGCCAGTTCCCGGAGCCCTTCCAGGACTGGAACGACCACTTCCGGGGTACGGTACGCTCCTTCTGGCTGCACGACCCCTCGGAGATGTCCCGGGGGCGGCAGGGCTCAGACCTGCGGGACCTGGCCACGAGGCTGGCGGGCAGCGCCGACCTCTTCAGTAACGGGGAGAACCCCGGGGGGCGCGGCCCCCTGGGATCGGTCAACTTCATCACCGCTCACGACGGCTTCTCCCTGCGGGACCTGGTGTGCTACGACCACAAGCACAACCTGGACAACAAGGAGGACAACCGGGACGGCACCTCTGACAACCGCTCCTGGAACCACGGCTTCGAGGGGCCGGTGGTCGAGGGCCTGAACCTGGGGCCTATCGAGGTCCTGCGACGCCGTTCCATGCGCAACCTGCTGGCCACCCTGCTGCTGAGCGCGGGCACTCCGATGATCCTGGGAGGCGACGAGCTGGGCCGCACCCAGCAGGGTAACAACAACTGCTACTGCCAGGACTCCCCTCTGTCCTGGGTGGACTGGGACCTGGAGCCCTGGCAGCAGGACCTGGTCGCCACGACCCGCTTCCTTGTCGATCTGCGCCACGCCCATCCGGTGGTGCGACCGGACCGCTTTGCCACGGGGCAGGTCCAGGCGGAGGACACGATCCCCGACCTGTCCTGGTTCCGCGGTGACGGTGAGCTGATGGACGCCGTCGCCTGGCACGACCCGCACACGCGCGTGGTCCAGATGCTGCGCTCAGGACGGCTGTGGGGCGACGACGACCTCCTGGCCATTGTCAACGGCACCCTGGACCAGGTCGAGGTCGTGCTGCCTAACGGGCACGACACGGACTGGCACCTGGCCTGGGACTCCACCTGGGCCGTCCCCCAGCCCCATACTCTGCCCTTCACCCTGGCCCGGCGCGTCAGCCGCGCGGCGACGGCCGGTGACCTGTACGCCGCCGCAGGGCACCAGGGCGGGGAGCAGGCAGGCACCGGCCCCGCAGGCTCCGCCCGCAGCGGCGCCGAACCGGGACGCCGGGACGCCGGGCGCCCTGGGACCGTGGACTGTCGTCAGGACCGCCCGGGGGACACCACCAACCTGGACGCTCTGTCCCTGCGCGTGTACCTCTCCGGGGAGCGGCTGGCTGAGCTGAGCACGGCTCGTCGCTGA
- the trpS gene encoding tryptophan--tRNA ligase, with protein MTQPTPRDPSDTLKDVAQAVPEASASSLASSAEDTLAASTNEASLARSVARSAEIEADLAVHPDRYRMLTGVRPTGNMHLGHYFGTMSSWRTIQDTGVETWILVADYQVITDRDAVGPVRERVLSLVADTLAVGVDPQRSTVFAHSAVPAANQLMLPFLSLVTESELHRNPTVKAELEATEGRAMSGLLLTYPVHQAADILFCQANLVPVGKDQLPHLEQARLIAQRFERRYGRAVQDHPVFRRPEALLSEAPLLLGLDGEKMSKSRHNTIELRMSADETARLLRKAKTDSERVITYDPVGRPEVSNLLRLASLCGAGAPQEIAERIGDGGAGRLKGITTEAVNEFFAPIRARRRELETEEGYLLQVLHDGNERACAVAEETLEAVRTAMGMSY; from the coding sequence ATGACTCAGCCGACCCCGAGGGACCCCTCGGACACTCTCAAGGACGTCGCGCAGGCCGTCCCGGAGGCCTCCGCCTCCTCCTTGGCCAGCTCGGCCGAGGACACCCTGGCCGCGTCGACCAACGAGGCCTCCCTGGCCCGCTCCGTCGCCCGCTCAGCCGAGATCGAGGCGGACCTGGCGGTCCACCCCGACCGGTACCGGATGCTCACCGGGGTGCGCCCTACGGGCAACATGCACCTGGGGCACTACTTCGGGACCATGAGCTCGTGGCGGACCATCCAGGACACGGGTGTGGAGACCTGGATCCTGGTGGCCGACTACCAGGTCATCACCGACCGCGACGCCGTGGGACCGGTGCGTGAGCGCGTCCTGTCCCTGGTGGCCGACACCCTGGCTGTAGGCGTGGACCCGCAGCGCTCCACCGTCTTCGCCCACTCGGCGGTTCCGGCCGCCAACCAGCTCATGCTGCCCTTCCTGTCCCTGGTTACCGAGTCCGAGCTCCACCGCAACCCCACGGTCAAGGCCGAGCTGGAGGCAACCGAGGGCCGCGCCATGAGCGGCCTGCTGCTGACCTACCCGGTCCACCAGGCGGCCGACATCCTCTTCTGCCAGGCCAACCTTGTCCCCGTCGGCAAGGACCAGCTGCCCCACCTGGAGCAGGCCAGGCTCATCGCCCAGCGCTTCGAGCGGCGCTACGGGCGCGCAGTCCAGGACCACCCTGTCTTCCGCCGCCCCGAGGCCCTGCTCAGCGAGGCTCCGCTGCTGCTGGGACTGGACGGGGAGAAGATGAGCAAGTCGCGCCACAACACCATTGAGCTGCGGATGAGCGCCGACGAGACCGCCAGGCTGCTGAGGAAGGCCAAGACGGACTCCGAGCGGGTCATCACCTACGACCCGGTGGGGCGGCCAGAAGTCTCCAACCTGCTGAGGCTGGCCTCGCTGTGCGGGGCGGGGGCGCCCCAGGAGATTGCCGAGCGCATCGGCGACGGCGGGGCGGGCAGGCTCAAGGGGATCACGACCGAGGCGGTCAACGAGTTCTTCGCCCCGATCAGGGCCCGTCGGCGCGAGCTGGAGACGGAGGAGGGCTACCTGCTCCAGGTACTCCATGACGGCAACGAGCGCGCCTGTGCCGTGGCGGAGGAGACACTAGAGGCCGTGCGCACCGCCATGGGTATGAGCTACTGA
- a CDS encoding GAD-like domain-containing protein has product MTAPRLLVRVLGRVLPRSVLRVWRRFGFEGFGRGLFWVTDPLEWEPVVSEWLDPVRDRLAFSDTWYCLARSAMGNLFLWGRWRWGGWGRWGSARSTGSSSRRCWAGGSAWTTCAWWTPAPTWSCRPSGAWCAPFYHSGRSPGLRARGVEFELQLHGQYQVLAQVPAQDYLAAGDLFHQEGRKGAEATGRARRRLTDKLIEYGVRGFRWSQEQARGWAGEAVWKVAELHNQDQVLGGGPESARDVSGAPVPGDRGSAPPWGRRTPATRPWLTLPPGARPQRVGATCRWGSRSC; this is encoded by the coding sequence GTGACGGCGCCCAGGCTCCTGGTTCGGGTTCTGGGGCGGGTGCTACCGCGCTCGGTGCTGCGGGTGTGGCGGCGGTTCGGGTTCGAGGGGTTCGGGCGGGGCCTGTTCTGGGTCACTGACCCTCTGGAGTGGGAGCCGGTGGTCAGTGAGTGGCTGGACCCGGTGCGTGACCGGCTGGCGTTCTCGGACACCTGGTACTGCCTGGCGCGCTCGGCCATGGGCAACCTGTTCCTGTGGGGCCGTTGGCGCTGGGGCGGCTGGGGCCGGTGGGGGTCGGCCAGGTCTACGGGTTCATCGTCGCGCCGGTGCTGGGCGGGCGGGTCAGCGTGGACAACCTGCGCGTGGTGGACGCCCGCGCCTACCTGGTCGTGCAGGCCCAGCGGGGCGTGGTGCGCGCCGTTCTACCACAGCGGGCGCAGCCCCGGCCTGCGTGCCAGGGGGGTGGAGTTCGAGCTCCAGCTCCACGGCCAGTACCAGGTCCTGGCCCAGGTGCCCGCCCAGGACTACCTGGCCGCCGGCGACCTGTTCCACCAGGAGGGCAGGAAGGGCGCCGAGGCCACCGGACGCGCACGCAGGCGGCTCACAGACAAACTCATTGAGTACGGAGTACGTGGCTTTCGCTGGTCACAGGAGCAGGCGCGTGGCTGGGCGGGTGAGGCCGTGTGGAAAGTGGCGGAGCTGCACAACCAGGACCAGGTCCTGGGTGGTGGCCCCGAGTCGGCCCGGGACGTCTCGGGCGCGCCGGTGCCTGGTGACCGGGGGTCAGCTCCTCCCTGGGGGCGCAGAACCCCTGCAACGCGGCCGTGGTTGACGCTGCCGCCCGGCGCCAGGCCGCAGCGGGTCGGGGCCACCTGCCGCTGGGGTTCCAGGTCGTGCTGA
- a CDS encoding alpha-1,4-glucan--maltose-1-phosphate maltosyltransferase, producing MTPPSLPTPSEEAAPVGSSAAGSYPVGAVPQPAPFAPVGRIPVTEVFPVVEDGRWPAKAVVGEVIPVRATVFREGHDRFGATAVLVRPDGTNGPSARMHEVAVGLDRYEARLAPDTPGDWRFRVEGWSDPYGTWAHDASIKVPAGVDVELMLEEGARVMERAAQVPGRAPEDAEVLTRAAAALRDTSQEADARLEAGLSQEVTTVLERLPLRDLVSSSASYPLQVDRTRALAGSWYEIFPRSLGSGADEHGNWHSGTLRTATEHLDRIAAMGFDVLYLTPVSPIGTTNRKGRNNTLTARPGDPGSPYGIGSPEGGHDVIHPDLGTFDDFDALVERARQLGMEVALDLALQCSPDHPWVAEHPEWFTVLADGSIAYAENPPKKYQDIYPLNFDNDPEGIYQAILEVVRTWVHHGVTIFRVDNPHTKPLPFWQRLIAQVRAESPDVLFLAEAFTRPAMMRTLGKIGFHQSYTYFAWRNTKAELTDYVVELSQETAHVLRPTFWPTTHDILTPFMTAGKVPAFRLRAVLAATLSPTWGIYSGYELAESVPRPGYEEQIDNEKYEYKPRDFAAARSNGIEELLTRLNAARAAHPALRQLRDVWFHPTSDDHIIAYSKRVDAAHSPTGRDDTVLTVVNLDPHSARAGEVFLNLEALGLPAETDGSRPVVRVTDLLDEGSYEWSGQNYVRLDPFVGQAAHVFAVEAL from the coding sequence ATGACGCCCCCGTCCCTGCCGACCCCGTCAGAGGAGGCCGCTCCTGTCGGCTCCTCAGCCGCCGGGTCCTACCCGGTGGGGGCGGTGCCCCAGCCCGCTCCCTTCGCACCCGTCGGTCGCATCCCGGTCACCGAGGTCTTCCCCGTGGTGGAGGACGGCCGCTGGCCCGCCAAGGCCGTGGTCGGCGAGGTGATTCCAGTGCGCGCCACGGTCTTCCGGGAGGGCCATGACCGTTTCGGGGCCACTGCCGTGCTGGTCCGCCCTGACGGCACCAACGGGCCCAGCGCGCGCATGCACGAGGTCGCCGTGGGCCTGGACCGCTACGAGGCCCGGCTGGCCCCTGACACTCCCGGCGACTGGCGCTTCCGGGTGGAGGGCTGGTCCGACCCCTACGGCACGTGGGCGCACGATGCCTCCATCAAGGTGCCTGCCGGGGTCGACGTCGAGCTGATGCTGGAGGAGGGCGCGCGCGTCATGGAACGCGCCGCCCAGGTCCCCGGGCGCGCTCCCGAGGACGCCGAGGTGCTGACCCGGGCCGCTGCGGCACTGCGCGACACCTCCCAGGAGGCGGACGCCCGCCTGGAGGCAGGCCTGTCGCAGGAGGTGACCACCGTGCTGGAGCGCCTGCCCCTGCGCGACCTGGTCTCTTCCTCGGCGTCCTACCCCCTGCAGGTGGACCGCACCCGCGCCCTGGCCGGCTCCTGGTACGAGATCTTCCCCCGCTCCCTGGGCTCGGGCGCCGACGAGCACGGCAACTGGCACTCCGGCACCCTGCGCACCGCCACCGAGCACCTGGACCGCATCGCTGCCATGGGCTTCGACGTCCTCTACCTCACCCCGGTCTCCCCGATCGGCACCACCAACCGCAAGGGTCGCAACAACACCCTCACAGCCCGCCCCGGCGACCCGGGCTCCCCCTATGGAATCGGCTCCCCCGAAGGCGGCCACGACGTCATCCACCCCGATCTGGGTACCTTCGACGACTTTGACGCCCTGGTGGAGCGCGCCCGCCAGCTCGGCATGGAGGTAGCCCTGGACCTGGCCCTCCAGTGCTCCCCGGACCACCCGTGGGTGGCTGAGCACCCCGAGTGGTTCACCGTCCTGGCCGACGGGTCCATCGCCTACGCAGAGAACCCCCCCAAGAAGTACCAGGACATCTACCCTCTCAACTTCGATAACGACCCGGAGGGGATCTACCAGGCCATCCTGGAGGTAGTGCGCACCTGGGTCCACCACGGGGTGACGATCTTCCGGGTGGACAACCCGCACACCAAGCCCCTACCCTTCTGGCAGCGCCTCATCGCCCAGGTGCGAGCCGAGTCCCCTGACGTCCTGTTCCTGGCTGAGGCCTTCACCCGCCCGGCCATGATGCGCACCCTGGGCAAGATCGGGTTCCACCAGTCCTACACCTACTTCGCCTGGCGCAACACCAAGGCGGAGCTGACCGACTACGTGGTGGAGCTGAGCCAGGAGACCGCCCACGTGCTGCGCCCGACCTTCTGGCCTACCACCCACGACATCCTCACCCCCTTCATGACGGCCGGGAAGGTGCCTGCCTTCCGGCTGCGCGCCGTCCTGGCAGCCACGCTGTCGCCCACCTGGGGCATCTACTCCGGCTACGAGCTGGCCGAGTCGGTGCCTCGCCCCGGCTACGAGGAGCAGATCGACAACGAGAAGTACGAGTACAAGCCCCGTGACTTCGCCGCCGCCCGCTCCAACGGCATTGAGGAGCTGCTCACGCGCCTCAACGCCGCACGCGCCGCCCACCCCGCGCTGCGACAGCTGCGTGACGTGTGGTTCCACCCCACCAGCGACGACCACATCATCGCCTACTCCAAGCGGGTGGACGCCGCCCACAGCCCGACCGGGCGTGACGACACGGTGCTCACCGTGGTCAACCTGGACCCGCACAGCGCCCGGGCCGGGGAGGTCTTCCTCAACCTGGAGGCCCTGGGGCTGCCCGCTGAGACCGACGGCTCCCGCCCAGTGGTCCGCGTCACCGACCTCCTGGACGAGGGGTCCTACGAGTGGTCCGGCCAGAACTACGTGCGTCTGGACCCCTTCGTCGGACAGGCCGCCCACGTGTTCGCGGTGGAGGCGCTGTGA
- the treS gene encoding maltose alpha-D-glucosyltransferase, whose protein sequence is MTVAPPVPGIPVLPHQDRPGISADPEWFRTAVFYEALLRSFADSDGDGTGDLIGLISRLDYLAWLGVDCIWIPPFYPSPMRDGGYDVSDYTAVDPRYGTMEDFREMVHQAHQRGIRVVIDMVLNHTSDTHPWFQASRSDPEGPYGDFYVWRDDDSGYPDTRIIFVDTEESNWAYDVERGQFYWHRFFSHQPDLNYDNPAVVEAVHDVIRFWARTGVDGFRLDAVPYLTEEEGTNCENLPGTHAVVAGIRAMLDREFPGVITIAEANQWPHDVVDYFGTEEAPECTMCFHFPVMPRIYYALRQESATAVRWVLEQTPQIPAHGQWGTFLRNHDELTLEMVTDAERAQMYAWYAPDERMRANIGIRRRLAPLLDASRAEIELANALLLSLPGSPCLYYGDEIGMGENIWLEDRDAVRTPMQWDDSPNMGFSTAVDPGSLTLPLIQTPGYSHLTVATEMARPDSLLHFMRRLLHLRRQHPALGRGDFRLRPTSDDAVLAHTRSEAGPGGETLLCVTNLSSVPRSVRVQAPDLAGMSTTDVFGGTVFPRFDESGVLTLTLGARGYYWLSVTRPDAASGAVAEATWRSTVPGMPSQPAGEGL, encoded by the coding sequence ATGACAGTGGCACCGCCGGTCCCCGGCATCCCCGTGCTGCCCCACCAGGACCGTCCTGGCATCAGCGCGGACCCGGAGTGGTTCCGCACCGCCGTGTTCTACGAGGCGCTGCTGCGTTCCTTCGCCGACTCCGACGGTGACGGCACGGGCGACCTGATCGGCCTCATCTCCCGCCTGGACTACCTGGCCTGGCTGGGAGTGGACTGCATCTGGATCCCGCCGTTCTACCCCTCCCCCATGCGCGACGGCGGCTACGACGTCTCGGACTACACTGCCGTAGACCCCCGCTACGGGACGATGGAGGACTTCCGCGAGATGGTCCACCAGGCCCACCAGCGGGGTATCCGGGTGGTCATCGACATGGTCCTCAACCACACCTCGGACACCCATCCGTGGTTCCAGGCCTCCCGCTCGGACCCTGAGGGACCCTACGGGGACTTCTACGTGTGGCGTGACGACGACTCCGGCTACCCGGACACACGGATCATCTTCGTAGACACCGAGGAGTCCAACTGGGCCTACGACGTCGAGCGCGGCCAGTTCTACTGGCACCGGTTCTTCTCCCACCAGCCCGACCTCAACTACGACAACCCGGCCGTGGTGGAAGCCGTCCACGACGTCATCCGGTTCTGGGCGCGCACCGGCGTGGACGGCTTCCGCCTGGACGCGGTCCCCTACCTCACCGAGGAAGAGGGGACCAACTGCGAGAACCTGCCAGGCACCCACGCCGTCGTCGCCGGGATCCGGGCCATGCTGGACCGGGAGTTCCCCGGTGTCATCACGATCGCGGAGGCCAACCAGTGGCCACACGACGTCGTGGACTACTTCGGCACCGAGGAGGCGCCGGAGTGCACCATGTGCTTCCACTTCCCGGTGATGCCTCGGATCTACTACGCCCTGCGCCAGGAGTCAGCCACAGCGGTCCGCTGGGTGCTGGAGCAGACCCCGCAGATTCCGGCCCACGGCCAGTGGGGTACCTTCCTGCGCAACCACGACGAGCTGACCCTGGAGATGGTCACCGACGCCGAGCGGGCCCAGATGTACGCCTGGTACGCACCTGACGAGCGTATGCGGGCCAACATCGGGATACGCCGCCGCCTGGCGCCGCTGCTGGACGCCTCCCGCGCGGAGATCGAGCTGGCTAACGCGCTGCTGCTGTCCCTGCCAGGAAGCCCCTGCCTCTACTACGGTGACGAGATCGGCATGGGGGAGAACATCTGGCTGGAGGACCGCGACGCCGTGCGCACCCCCATGCAGTGGGACGACTCGCCCAACATGGGCTTCTCCACTGCGGTGGACCCGGGCTCCCTCACCCTGCCCCTCATCCAGACCCCGGGCTACTCCCACCTGACAGTAGCCACCGAGATGGCCCGGCCCGACTCCCTGCTGCACTTTATGCGCCGCCTGCTGCACCTGAGGCGCCAGCACCCGGCACTGGGACGAGGCGACTTCCGTCTGCGTCCCACCAGCGACGATGCGGTCCTGGCCCACACCCGCTCCGAGGCGGGACCGGGCGGGGAGACGCTCCTGTGCGTGACGAACCTGTCCTCCGTGCCGCGCTCGGTGAGGGTCCAGGCCCCGGACCTGGCCGGGATGAGCACCACCGACGTCTTTGGGGGCACCGTCTTCCCCCGGTTCGACGAGTCCGGTGTGCTCACCCTGACACTGGGGGCCCGTGGCTACTACTGGCTGTCCGTGACACGCCCGGATGCTGCCTCAGGAGCGGTCGCGGAGGCGACGTGGAGGAGCACGGTCCCGGGTATGCCCTCGCAGCCCGCCGGGGAGGGGCTGTGA